GCTCCGGGGCCCTTCCTACGTCCTGCCCGCGTCGGGGCGGGACCTCAGCTCGCGGCCTCGCGCTGCTTGCGCCACCGGATGCCGGCCTCGATGCCGTGCTCGTCGTTCATCGAGGCCGACGGGGGCGGGACCTCAGCTCGCGGCCTCGCGCTGCTTGCGCCACCGGATGCCGGCCTCGATGAAGCCGTCGATGTCGCCGTCCAGCACGGCCTGCGGGTTGCCGACCTCGTGCTCGGTGCGCAGGTCCTTGACCATCTGGTAGGGGTGCAGCACGTACGAGCGCATCTGGTTGCCCCAGGAGCTGCCGCTGTCCTTGAGGGCGTCCATCGCGGCCTTCTCCTCCTGGCGGCGCCGCTCCAGCAGCTTGGCCTGGAGGACGTTCATCGCCGAGGCCTTGTTCTGGATCTGCGAACGCTCGTTCTGGCAGGAGACGACGATGCCGGTCGGCAGGTGGGTGATGCGGACCGCGGAGTCGGTGGTGTTGACGCCCTGGCCGCCCGGGCCGGAGGCGCGGTACACGTCCACCCGCAGCTCGCCCTCGTCGATGTCCACGTGGTCCGACTGCTCGACGACCGGGAGGACCTCGACACCCGCGAACGAGGTCTGGCGCCGGCCCTGGTTGTCGAAGGGCGAGATGCGCACCAGGCGGTGGGTGCCCTGCTCGACCGAGAGGGTGCCGTAGGCGTAGGGCGCCTTGACGGTGAAGGTCGCGGACTTGATGCCGGCCTCCTCCGCGTACGAGGTGTCGTAGACCTCGGTCGGGTACCCGTGCCGCTCGGCCCAGCGCAGGTACATGCGCATCAGCTGCTCGGCGAAGTCGGCGGCGTCGATGCCGCCGGCCTCGGCGCGGATGTTCACCAGCGCCTCACGGGCGTCGAACTCGCCGGACAGGAGGGTGCGGACCTCGAGCTCCTGGACGGCCTTCTTGACCGACGTCAGCTCGTTCTCGGCCTCGGCCCTGGTGTCGGCGTCGTTCTCGGCCTCGGCCAGCTCGAAGAGGACCGACAGGTCCTCGACCCGGCTGCGCAGGGTGGAGACCTTCCGCAGCTCGCCCTGGAGGAAGGAGAGTCGGCTGGTGACCTTCTGCGCGTTCACCACGTCGTTCCAGAGGTCCGGCGCGGCCGCCTCCTCCTCGAGGCGTTCGATGTCGGCCCGGATCCTGTCCAGGTCGAGGACGGCCTCGATCGACCCCATGGTCGTATCGAGGTTCTTGAGCTCTTCGGAAGGATCGACGGCTGCCACGCCTCAAGCGTAATGGTTCGCGGAGACCGTTCGGCTACACCGGGGGCCGGTCACGGCCGGGGCCGCCCCGGGAAGCGCGCGGGCGGCCCCGGCGGGCGCCTCGGCGGCGAACGCCGTCCAGGCGGCCGCCGCGCCCGCGAGCAGCAGGACGACCGCGATCAGCACGGCCGCCATCCGGCGCCTGCGCACCAGCTTGCGCCGCCGGTGGCTGGTGACCGGCGCGGTGGCCGAGCGCTGGGCGCGCGACTCCGCGGCGTACGAGGCGAGCTCCTGGGCGGAGGGGCGGCGCAGGCTGGTGTGGGTGTCCCGGGTGGAGTCCGGCGAGGGGGCCGGCACCAGCGGCACCGCGGGCCCGCGCCGGCGGCGGTGGGCGCCGCCGCCCGTGTCCGTCTCGGCGTAGACCGCCTCGGCGGGGCTGGGCACCTCGTCGGCCGGCCCGCGCTGGGCGGGCACGGCCAGCGGCGGCAGCCCGGCGAGGACCGGCAGCTGCTCGCGCAGCCGGGTGCCGAGCTCGGCGGCACGCAGCCGGGAGGCGGGGGCCTTGGCCAGGCACTCGGAGATGATCCGCCACAGGCCGTCCGGCATGCCCGCGACCGGTGGCACGTTCTCGGTGACATGCCGGCGGAGCACGGCGCCGGTGTGGCCGCCGCCGAAGGGGTGTGGCCGACCAGCAGCTCGTAGAGCACGGTGGCGAGGGCGTAGATGTCCACGGCGGCGCGCGGCTCCAGGCCCTCGATGATCTCGGGGGCGAGGTAGTCGGGGGTGCCGATGATCCGGGTCGCGCGGGTGCGCCGGGGGCGTCGACCAGCCGCGCGATGCCGAAGTCGGTGAGCTTGGCGCGCGGGGAGCCGCCGACGCCGGGCGGGGCGGCGAGGTCGAGGAGCACGTTCTCCGGCTTGACGTCGCGGTGCACGATGCCGGCGGCGTGCGCGGCGGCCAGGCCGTCGGCGACGTCCGCGATGATCGAGGTGGCGTGCAGCGGGCTGAGCACGCCCTCGCGCTCCAGCCGCGTCCGCAGGTCGGTGCCCCGGACGAGGTCCATCACCAGGGCCAGGTCGTCGCCGTCGACCACCATGTCGTGGACCCCGACGACCCGCGGGTGGTCGAGGCCGGTGAGGGCGGAGCGCTCCTGGACGAACCGGCCGACCAGCACCTGGTCGGTGGCGAGGTCCTCGCGGAGCAACTTGACGGCCACCGGCCCGTCCGGGCCCTCTCCCAGCCACACGGTGCCGGCGGATCCCCGGCCGATCACCTGGTGGACGGTGTAGCGGCTGCCGATCTTGCGTGCCAATGCTGCTCCGTGGGCTCGGTAGGTCGGTGCTCAGCGACCAACCTACGCGCCTGCACGGCCTCCGGGGGACGCCGAAGGGCTCGGCGGAGACACCCTTTTGCGGGAAATTTGTGAATTGTCGACAAAGCGCCAAAAGAGCGATCTGCCGGACCGTCAGGTCACGCCTTCCCGTTCCCGCTCCCGTTCCCGGTCAGGTTGGTCACCCAGTCGCTGACCGTGGTGAACCAGTCCCGCACGTGGTGCCAGTAGACCGGCAGGTCGGTGAAGTTCCACAGCGCGACCGCCGCGATGGCCAGGATCAGCAGCACCATCAGGCAGCCCTTGAGGCAGCCGAGGCCCGGGATGTACATCCGGTTGCGGCTGCGGCCGCGCGGCTCCCGCGTCGGGGCCGGGGCGGGCTCGCGCCGCTGCGGCGCGGGCGGCTCGGTGCGCCGCTGCGGGGCCGGCTCGGCCCGGCGCTGCGGGGCCGGCGGCTGCGGCGGCGGGTAGGACTGCGGGGCGGGCGCGGCCTGCCGGTACGGCTGCTGCGGCTGCTGGGGGGCTGCTGGTACCCGGGCGGCGGGTAGCCCTGCGGCGCCGCCTGCCGGGACTGGTACGGCGGCGGGGCGACCGGCGGGCGCCGGTCGTAGCCGCCCTGCCGCCCGTTGCCCTGGTGCCGGCCCCCGTACGGGTCGCCCGGCGGGGGCTGCGGCGGCTGCTGGGCCGGCCGGCCCTGGCCGCCGCCCTGGTACGGCTGCGGGGCGACCTGGGGGCGGCCGAGCTCCTCCGGGTCGTAGTAGCCGACCTCGGTCTGCTGGTTGCGGTCGCGGGCCGCGCGCAGCTGGGTCTGCCACGGGTGCGGCGACTCCGCACCGGGCGCACCGGCGCCCTGCCCGGGCGCGCCGAGCGGCATCGGGGGCATCACCCGGGTGCGGTCCTCGGCGGCCTGCGCGGCGGCCGCGGCCGGGGCGGTGCCCATGACCTGGGTCGCGGCGGCCGGGTCGAAGCCGCGCGAGGGCAGCACCTGGGTGGCGTCCGCGGCGCCCGCGAACACCCCAGACACCGTCGGGGTCGCGGCCGCGGCCGCGAGCGCCGGGTCCGGCACCAGCAGCTCGCCCACCGCCAGCGCGGCCTCCACCGCGGCCGGCGAGGAGTGCACGCCGATCCCCAGGGCGACGGCCCGCAGGGCCTGTCCGAGCGAGGTGGCGGTGGGGCGCTCGGCCGGGTTCTTGCGCAGGCAGCGCTCGATCACCGTCCACAGCGGCTCCGGCATCGAACGGGGCCGCTCGGGCTCCTGCGCGAGGTGCGCCTGGAGCACCGCCAGCGGCCCGTCGCCCTGGAACGGCGGACGGCCGGTGACCAGCTCGTACAGCATGATGCCGGCACCGTACACGTCGACGGCCGCGGTCTGCGGGCGGCCCTCGGCCGACTCCGGGGCGACGTAGGCGGGCGTGCCGACGAACTCGTGGGTGCGCGTGATGCCCGGGGAATCCGCCAGCCGGGCGATGCCGAAGTCGGTGAGCATCGGGTGCATCTGCTCGATGCCGTCGGCGGTGACGGTGGTGGCCAGCAGCACGTTCGCCGGCTTGAGGTCGCGGTGCACCACGCCGTCGGCGTGGCTGACCGCCAGCGCGTCGGCGATCTGCGCCATCAGCAGGGCGCCGGCGATCGGGCTGAGCGGACCGTTGGAGCGCAGGTAGCGGAAGAGGTCGGGGCCCTCGACGAGGTCCATCACCAGGGCCAGCAGCTCGCCCTCGACGACCAGGTCGCGGACCCTGACGATGTTGGGGTGGGTCAGCCGCAGCAGCACGGAGCGCTCCCGCAGGAAGCGCATCACCACGTCCGGATCGGCCGCGAGCTCCTCGCGCAGCACCTTGACCGCGACCGCCTGGCCGGGAGCCAGCCCCGGCACGGCGACGTCGTCCCGGACGCGGCCGCGCCAGACCGTACCGGTGGCCCCGCGCCCGAGGCTCTCCTCGATCAGATACTTGCTGCCGACCGGCCGCACCTGTGACTCCTAGTCGCCCGCCCCGTCGCCCGGGACCGGACGGACGAGACCCACGTTTTCGCAAACTCTAACGGTGCCCGGGCGGCTTGCCGAGGCGAGCGCCCGGCGCGCTGGGCGGAAGTCTCGGGGGCATCCCCTAGGGGGCGGGAGGGCTGACATGCCGTCGGGCCGACCCCTGGGATGATCGCAAGATCGTCAAATCCGGTACCGTGCCCGGACTGTCGGCCCAGGGTGGCAGGATGGCAGCCACCACACGCGTGCAGAAGGGACCTGGGCGAGATGCAGATCCGGCTGACCGTCCTCCGACCGCGCAGCGGCCCGGCAGGCCCCGGACCGTCCACGGACGTGCTGGTCACGGCCCCCGCCGGCACCGCGCTCGGCGCGGTCGCCGGGGCGCTCGCGGGCGCCGTCGGCGTGCGCGGCCCGCGCTCGACGACCCATGTGCACCTGTACGCGGGCCCCGAACGCCTCGACGACCAGGCGCTCCTCGGGCGGCCGCCCCTGATCGACGGCGCCGTCCTCTCGCTCGGCGAGAGCGACCCCGACGCCGACCCGGCCGACCTGCCCGCCACCGCCGAGCTGCGGGTCGTCGGCGGGCCCGACGCGGGCGGCGTGCACCACCTGCACGGCGACGAGATCCGGGTCGGCCGCTCCAGCGACGCCGACGTCCCGCTGGACGACCCCGACGTCTCCCGGCTCCACCTCTCGCTGCACCTCGACGGCGACCGCATCACCGTCCGCGACCTGGGATCCACCAACGGCACCCGGCTCGACGGGCGCTTCCTGCGCGACGAGGCCGCCGAGCTCGCCGACGGCGAGCTCGTCCGGCTCGGCGAGTCCACCCTGCGCATCGGCCGCCCGGCCGC
The Kitasatospora paranensis genome window above contains:
- the prfB gene encoding peptide chain release factor 2, which gives rise to MAAVDPSEELKNLDTTMGSIEAVLDLDRIRADIERLEEEAAAPDLWNDVVNAQKVTSRLSFLQGELRKVSTLRSRVEDLSVLFELAEAENDADTRAEAENELTSVKKAVQELEVRTLLSGEFDAREALVNIRAEAGGIDAADFAEQLMRMYLRWAERHGYPTEVYDTSYAEEAGIKSATFTVKAPYAYGTLSVEQGTHRLVRISPFDNQGRRQTSFAGVEVLPVVEQSDHVDIDEGELRVDVYRASGPGGQGVNTTDSAVRITHLPTGIVVSCQNERSQIQNKASAMNVLQAKLLERRRQEEKAAMDALKDSGSSWGNQMRSYVLHPYQMVKDLRTEHEVGNPQAVLDGDIDGFIEAGIRWRKQREAAS